GCGACCGCGCCTTCGTCTCCGGCGGCGATCTCAAGCAGCTCGCCGCCCTGCGCACCGAAGCCGAAGCGTCGGCCATGGCCTGGCGTATGCGCTCCCTGTGCGATCGCATCGCCGCGTTCCCGGCACCGGTGATCGCGGCACTGAACGGCCACGCGTTGGGCGGTGGCGCCGAAGTGGCGGTCGCCGCCGATATCCGCATCGCGGCCGCCGACATCAAGATCGCGTTCAATCAGGTGTCCCTGGCGATCATGCCGGCCTGGGGTGGCGCCGAGCGGCTCGGCAAATTAGTCGGGCACAGTCAGGCGCTGCTGCTGGCCGGCACCGGAACCATGCTGGACGCCTCGGCGGCCGAACGCATCGGCCTGATCAACCGGGTGGTCCCGAGGGAGTCCTTCGACGCCGAATGGCGCGCCCTGGCCCGGTCATTGGCCAACCCGTCGGCCGGGGAGATCAAACGGGTGCTCGGCGGCGCATCGGCGGACGAGGCGGTGGCGGCGTTCGCCCGGTTGTGGGTCGCCGACGAGCATTGGCAGGCCGCCGATCGCCTCCAACAAGGCAGGAAACAGCGCTAATGCTCGGCGGGCCCCGAGGCCAGCGCGACGCCCGAGAGCGGCGCGTACGGCGGCGGGTCACCCTCGAGCCGTTGCAGCCAGCGCTCGACGAACTCGATGGTCTCGGGGTGACCGAGAGTCATGCCCAGCGCCTCCTGCTCGATGATCAGCATCCGCGAGGCGCTGGTCATCAGAACCATCAGCACCGTCGGCGGGAACTCCGCGTCGTCGACGCCGTACCGGGCAAACAACCCGGATACCGCCGCGATCTGTTCGGCGCGCAGCCGCTCGGCGTAGTTGGCGATCTCGGCCCGCAAGGCCTCGCGCTCGTTGGCCACGGTGATGAACTGCATGGTCAACGCCGTCCAGGCCGGATCGGTGTTGAATCGCCACAGCGCCCAGAGTGGCTGCGGCGACGCCAACACCGCCGCCTGCTCGGCCAAGCCCTGATCGCCGCGCCGGCGGAAAATCGCCAGGAACAGGTCGTCCATGGTGCGGAAGTAGTAGTGCACGAGCTGATGTTTGAGGCCCGCCCGCTCGGCGACACGACGGGAGCTGACCGCACCGGCGCCGTCGGTCAGCAGCAGCTCTTCTGCCGCGTCGAGCAACAGGGTCCGGTTCTTCGCGTCCGGGGCGCCAATTCTGCGCTGCCCCTTAGCCGATTCGGGCATACAGTTCGCTCCGCATCGTTGTCGTCACCTTTACACCTTCGGCGGCCATCGTAGTGGCGCCGCAACCCTTGACCCCCCAACCCCGCCCATGCTAAGCAGGTGCACAGCATCTGTCAGCCCGTTCCGCAGAGAGGTCCACGTTGACTGACTTCGCGACGATCGATTTCTTCACCGATCAGTCCCTGGTACCCGATCCCCACCCGTACTTCGACTATCTGCGGGCCCAGAGCCCGGTCACCCCGCTGGGCGTGTACGACGTGGTCGCGGTAACCGGCCACGAAGAGGCCAACGAGATCTACCGCGACTCCGACACCTACTCCAACCTCGTCGCGGTCGGCGGCCCGTTCCCGCCGCTGCCATTCACCCCCGAGGGCGACGACATCAGCGAGCAGATCGAGGCACACCGCCACCTGATGCCGATGACCGAGCACATGGTCACCATGGACCCGCCGACGCACACCAAGGCCCGGTCGATACTGAGCCGACTGCTGACGCCGAAGCGGCTCAAGGAGAATCAGGACTTCATGTGGCAGCTGGCCGACCGCCAGCTCGACTACTTCATCGACAGCGGCAGCTGCGAGTTCCTCACGGAGTATGCGAGGCCGTTCGCGCTGCTGGTGGTCGCCGACCTGCTCGGTGTGCCCGAAGCTGACCGGCCGGTGTTCCAGGAGGTGCTGGGCGCGCCGCAACCCGGCGCCCGGATCGGCTCGCTGGATCACGAAGAGCTGGCCCACGATCCGCTGGCATGGCTGGACGACAAGTTCAGCCGCTACCTGTCTGACCGCCGGGAGAACCCGCGCGCCGACGTGCTGACCGACCTGGCCACCGCCACCTACGAGGACGGGTCGATCCCCGAGATCATCGACGTGGTCAAGAGCGCCACCTTCCTGTTCGGGGCGGGGCAAGAAACCACCACCAAGCTGCTCAGTGCCGCGTTGCGGTTCATGGCCGAGGACCCGGCCCTGGTCGAGCAGCTCCGCAGCGACCGCAGCAAGATCCCGAACTTCCTCGAGGAGACCCTGCGCCTGGAAAGCCCGGTGAAGACCGACCCCCGACTGGTGCGTAAGACCACCACCCTGGGCGGGGTCGAGCTGAAAGCCGGCACCGTCGTGGTCATGTTCCCCGGCGCCGTCAACCGGGATCCCCGCAAATTCGAGAACCCGCACGAACTGCGGATCGATCGGCCCAATGTCCGCGAACACCTGGCCTTCGCCCGCGGCAGCCACACCTGTCCGGGCTCGCCGCTGGCACGCGCCGAGAGCCGCATATCGCTGGAACGAATCCTGGATCGGATGACCGACATTCGGCTCGACGAGACCCAACACGGCCCGGCCGGCGAGCGCCGGTTCACCTTCGAACCGACCTTCATCCTGCGCGGATTGACCGAACTGCACCTGGAATTCACCCCGGTGGCCGCTCCGGTCAGCGCCGGCCTGTAGACCGCAGCTCTGCCGAAGGGACCAACAACATGACGGTGACCACCACCGACGAAGCGCGCTACGACCCGTATGACGTTGACCTCAACAGCGATCCGTACCCGATGTTTCGTCGGCTTCGCGAAGAGGCACCGCTGTACTACAACACCGAGCACGACTTCTACGCGCTGAGCCGGTTCGACGACGTCAACAAGGCCCTGGTCGATCACCAGACGTTCAGCTCGGCGCGCGGGGCGATTCTGGAGCTGATCAAGGCCAATACCCCGATCCCGCCGGGGCTGATTCTGTTCGAGGACCCACCGATCCACGACATCCACCGCAAGCTGCTGGCCCGGATGTTCACCCCGCGCAAGATCGCCGAACTCGAATCGAAGATCCGCGAGTACTGCGCCCGTTGCCTCGATCCCCTGATCGGTACCGGCCGCCTCGATTTCGTGGCCGACCTCGGTGCCCAGATGCCCATGCGCGTGATCGGCATGCTGGTGGGCATTCCCGAAGCCGATCAGGAGGTCATTCGGGACCGCTCGAACGACAACATGCGCACCGAAGCCGGCAAGCCGATGACGGTTGCGTCCGAAGGATTCGACGACGGTTCGATCTTCGCCGACTATCTCGACTGGCGCGTCGAGCACCCGTCCGACGACATCATGACCGAACTGCTCAACGTCGAATTCACCGACGAATCCGGCACCACTCGGCGGCTGACCCGCGACGAGCTGCTGATGTACGTGATGCTGGTGGCCGGGGCCGGAAACGAGACCACCACCAGGCTGATCGGCTGGACCGGCAAGGTGCTGGCCGAGCATCCCGACCAGCGCCGCGAGTTGGTGGCAAACCCGGCATTGGTCCCGCAGGCCATCGAAGAGCTGTTGCGCTACGAGCCACCGGCACCACACGTGGCGCGCTACGTCACCCGGGATGTGGAGTACTACGGCCAGACCGTTCCCGAGGGCAGCGTGATGATGATGCTGATCGGCGCCGCTAACCGCGACCATCGCCGATTCGCTCCCGACGGTGACGTTTTCGACATCCACCGCGAGTCCCGCCAGCACCTGACCTTCAGTGTGGGCGCGCACTACTGCCTGGGCGCCGCACTGGCGCGCCTGGAAGGGCGAATCGCGCTGGAGGAGATCCTCAAACGCTTCCCCGACTGGGAGGTCGACCTCTCCAAGGCAGCGCTGTCACCGACTTCGACGGTCCGCGGGTGGGAGTCCATGCCCGCGTCGGTCGAATGAATCCACTTCTACAAGTTATGAATTGAGGTTTCCCTATGGCTGGACGTGTTGAGGGCAAGGTCGCGTTCATCACCGGCGCGGCCCACGGTCAGGGCCGCAGTCACGCGGTGCGGCTGGCCGAGGAGGGCGCCGACATCATCGCGATCGACGTCTGTAAGCCGATCGTCGAGAACTCGCCCATCCCGCCGGCCACCCCGGAGGAATTGGCCGAGACCGTCGACCTGGTCAAGGCGCGCGGCCGTCGGATCTTCACCGCGGAAGTCGATGTACGCGACTTCGACGGGCTCAAGGCCGCCGTGGACGCCGGCGTGGAGGAGCTGGGTCGCCTGGACATCATCGTGGCCAACGCCGGTATCGGCAACGGTGGCGACACCCTGGACCAGTGCAGCGAGCACGACTGGCAAGAGATGATCGACATCAACCTCTCCGGAGTGTGGAAGACGGTCAAAGCGGGTGTCCCGCACCTTATTTCCGGCGGCAAGGGCGGATCGATCATCCTGACCAGCTCCGTCGGCGGACTGAAGGCCTACCCGCACTGCGGCAACTACGTCGCCGCCAAGCACGGCGTGGTGGGCATCATGCGCTCGTTCGCGGTCGAGTTGGGGCACCAGAACATTCGCGTCAACACCGTGCACCCCACTCACGTCAGCACCGGAATGATCATGAACGAGGGCACCTGGAAGATGTTCCGCCCGGACCTGGAGAACCCGGGCCCCGACGACATGGCGCCGATCTGCCAGATGTTCCACACCCTGCCGGTGCCCTGGGTGGACGCGGTGGACATCAGCAACGCGGTGCTGTTCCTGGCCTCCGACGAAGCCCGCTACATCACCGGCGTCACCTTGCCGGTCGACGCGGGAAGCTGCCTGAAATAACCGTCTCGGCCATTCCCGACAGCTGGGACGCGATATCCCCGGAGTGGATGACCGCCGCGATCAGCGGTCACCACCCCGGGGCGGTCGTAGACGCCGTCTCGGTCGCGGCCCGCGACGACGGCACCAATCGGCGGGCGCGCCTGGCCCTGAGTTACGCGTCCGGCAGCGGTCCGGCCACCGTGTTCGCCAAGGCCGTCGACCCCGAGCACGCCGACTTGGTGGAGTTGACCAGTGGCCTCTACCACGAGCCACGGTTGTTTCTCTCCGATGTCGCACTGCCCCTTGACCATCCGACCGTCTACCGCGCGGTCATCGACGAACCGCGTCGCGACTTCCTACTGATCATGGAAGACATCACCGCAGCCCGCGGCGCCGAACCGCGTGATGCGACCCGGCCGCTCACCCTCGACGAGGCAGCACAAGGGGTGCGCGGCCTGGCCCGCCTGCACGGGGCGTTCTGGGGAGAGCGCATCAGCGCCAATCCTGCGCTGGGCTGGGTGGAGCCGTTCGTCCCGTTCGCCGGCCTGGAGTTGGCGCCACTGGAGGTGGCCTACGAGCGGCTGGGCGAGTCGGTGCCGTCCGAGATCACCGCGATGTCCGGCACCGAACTGTTCAGCGACACCTGGGCCCGCTACATCCGCAGCCTGACCCGCGGACCGCAGACGCTACTGCACGGCGACCCACACATCGGCAATACCTACGTGTTGCCCGACGGTGACGTCGGTTTCCTGGACTGGCAGATGGTGCGGCGCGGCAATTTCTCACTGGACCTGGGCTACTTCCTGCAGGGTGCACTGACCATCGCCGACCGGCGCGACGGCGAACGTGCGCTGATCGAGGAATACCGCGGCGCCCTGAGCCTTCCCGCCGGGCAGTTGCCGTCAGCCGAGGAGATCTGGCTGCACTATCGGGCGTCAGCGGCGCATGGCCTGGCAATCTGGATCGCGACGCTGTCCGGCGGCGACAACTGGCAGCGGCCCGACATCAGCCTGGCGCTCGCCCAGCGTTATGCCGCAGCGTTCACCGATCTGGATACCCGTGGCGCACTGGGCGCGCTGGACTCCGACCCCTGCTGAACTCCCGCGAGCCATACGCCACCCGGGCAGCAAGTGAGAGAATCTCGGCATGGAGTGGACTGGAGCTGTATACGCCGACGCACCGACGGTGGAGGTGTCCACCTGGATCGACGCCCCGCCAGAGCGTGTCTGGGAACTGGCCAGCGACATCCACGCGGTCGCCGAGGGCAGTCAGGAGCTCCAGCGCGTCGAATGGGCCGACGGTGACGGTCCCCGGCTTGGCGCTCGGTTCACCGGGTATAACCGGCATCCCGCCCTCGGGGAATGGTCCACGATCTCCGAAGTGGTCGAGTTCGAACCGCTGACGGTGTTCGGTTGGGCCGTGAGCGATCCCGACAACCCCACTTCGTCGTGGCGGTTGAGCCTGGCCCCGGAGGGGACCGGCACCCGCCTGACCGAATGGATGCAGCTGGGGCCCGCGCCGTCCGGGCTTTCGCTGGCCATCGCTGCGATGCCGGACAAGGAACAGAAGATCGTGTTCGTGCGGCTGCGTGAATTCGAAGCGGGTATGACGGCCACCCTCGATCACCTCAAACAGCGCGCCGAGCACTGATGCGCGCGGCGATCACGCTGGAGGCGGCCAGCGTCGGCAGCTGGGAGCATCAGAAGCTGCTGGTCCGCGAGGCCGAGAGGATGGGCCTGGACATCTGCTGGGTCGCCGAGGCCTGGGGCGCGGATGCGGTCTCGGCACTGGGCTACTACGTCGCGTGCACCGACCGAATGCTGCTGGGATCGGGGATCATCCAGCTGTCCACCCGGACCCCGGTCGCCATCGCCCAAGCCGCCATCACGCTGTCCAACCTGTCCGGGGGACGTTTCCTGCTCGGTCTGGGTGCCTCGGGCCCGCAGGTCATCGAGGGGCTGCACGGTCAGTCCTTCGACCGGCCGCTCGGCCGGATGCGCGAGACCATCGAGATCATCCGGCAGGCGATCGCCGGAGAGCGCATCGTCTATAGCGGCAAACAGTTCCAGATCCCCCGACCCGGTTCGGCCACCAAGCCGATGCGGTTATCGATGCGGGCCGAACACCCGATCCCGCTGTATCTGGCCAGCCTGACCCCGGCGATGCTGACGCTGACCGGCGAAGTCGCCGACGGCTGGCTGGGCACCAGCTTCGTGCCCGAGGGCGCCGACGCGGCCTACTTCACCCATCTCGACAGCGGCCTCGCCCGCTCCGGGCGCACTCGAGCGGACCTCGACGTCTGCCAGGGCGCGGAAGTGTCGTTCGCCAGCGACGAGAAGCATTTGAAGGAACTGATCGACAGCCGCAAGACCGAACTGGCCTTCAGCCTGGGCGGAATGGGTTCGGCCAGTACCAATTTCTACAACCAGGCCTACAGTCGCCAGGGCTGGTCGGATGTCGCGGCCGCAGTGAAGGAACGCTGGCAGGCCGGCGACCGGGAGGGCGCCGCCGCGCTGATCACCGACGAGATGGTGCTGGCCACCACCTTGATCGGCACCCCCGCAATGGTTCGCGATCGCCTGCAGGTCTGGTGCGACACCGGCGTGGACACCGTGCGGGTCTACCCGGCCGGCGAGCGCCTCGAAGATCGGATCGCCACGCTGGGGGCGGCGATCGAGCTGGTGCACTCGATCACGCCCGGCGGGCAATAGCGGCCCGGCTATCCGGGTGAGCTGCCGATAACCCCATCGGCTGACAACGCGGCTATCTCGGCCTCGGTAAGCCCCAGCTCGCTGAGCAGCTCATGATTGTGCTGGCCCAGTAGCGGTGCCGGTCGGGTATGAATACGGCTCGGGCCCTGCGACATTCGAGCCGGCAGTGTGCTGTGCGGAGCGGGACCGTTGACCGGGTGATCGACCTGCTCGAAGAAGTTCCGCTCGGCCAGCTGCGCCAACTCGGTCTGGCGATGCGGTTGCATGACTTTGGCGACCGGGACCCCGGCGTCCCACAGTGCTGCGACGACATCGTCGCCGCTGCGCGTCGCGCACCAGTCGGACAGCTGCTCGTCGATCAGGTCGTGGCGGGCGCGTCGTCCGGTCGCGTCCGACAAGGCCGGATCGGCAGCCCAGGCCGGGTCACCCAGCGCAGCCCGCAGACCGGCCCACTGCTCGTCGGTAGCAACGGCGATGGCGACCCAGCAGTCTTCCCTGCCGAATTCGTCGACGCCGGAGGTCCGATAGAAGTTCTGCGGGGCAGCCGCCGGCCCGCGATTTCCGTCACGTTGCAGCAGCGCACCGTTGGCGGAGTATTCGATCACTTGCTCGGCGGCGATGTTGAGTGCGGCGTCGATCATGGCCGCCTCCACCAGCACGCCCTGCCCGGTGCGGCGCCGATGCTCCAGTGCCAGCAGCAGACCCGTCAGCGCATGCACGCCCGCGTTCGGGTCGCCGATCGAGTACGGCTCATAGGGGTTGCGATCGGGGTAGCCGGTCAGCCAGCTCAGCCCGGCAGCGTCCTCGATGACGTAGGCGAACGCCGGATTGTCCCGCCACGGGCCGTCCAGACCGAATCCGGGCATTCGCAGCATGATCACGTCGCTGCGCAGCGACTGTACGAAGTCGAAGTCCAGACCCAGGTTCTCGATGACGCGGGGGGTGAAGTTCTCGACGATGACGTCGCAGCCGGCGATCAATCGGTGCAGCACGTCGCGGCCGGCCTGCGTCTGGAAGTCCAGCGTCAGGCCCTCCTTGTTGGTGTTGAGCGCGGAGAAGATCGGGGACTTCTCCCACCACGACTCCTCGCTGACCGGTATCCCGGCGATCAGCCGGGTACCGTCGGGATGCCGGGTCGACTCGAGATGGATCACCTCGGCGCCGAGCATCGCCAGCAAATGCGTGCACGACGGTCCGGCCCAGAAGGTGGTCATGTCCAGCACGCGGATTCCATGGAGCGGCAGCCGCTCCCCAACGGATTTCGAAGCCGGTGCGTCGCGCCGCGCCGGCGGCGACTGCCGATAGGAGTCGGTGTGTTCGCCCAGCCGCGGTGCCGGGATCGGTGCCTGCAGCGCCACACCGCTGAGCCGATAGGGCGGGACCGGCTGGATGAAACCGTCGCGGGGATTGCGGGTGAATACCTGGCGATGCCGAAAGTGATCGAACGTCGGGACGTTTTCCCCGTTGCCGACCGGCGAGTTGGGTATCCGGAACGCCGATGCCAGGTCGCGGACATCGTCGACCTTGTGACTGCGTACCCACTCGTACAGCTCCGACGCGTGCAGGTTCGCCTGTTCGGTGATCGACAGCGGCGAGTTCTCGTCGATCCACTCGTCGTGCCCCGACATCGCACACAGGTCGAACCACTGCTGCGCGGTGCCGCAGCCCAACGCGACCAAACCGTCGGCGGCCTCGGCCACGCCGGGCACCGTCGGCCGGCGCTCGGACCGCCAGGGACGATCGAGGACCTGGAAGTAGGTGACGGGATAGTAAGTGAGGCCGAGGATCTGGGTTTCCAGCGCGGACAGGTCGATCAGTTCGCCGCGGCCGTCGCGCAGCGCGCGGACCCGCGACGCCAACGTCATCGCCGCCGCATAGGCCCCGGCGAGCCACTCCCCGGCCTGGCCGCCGACGTGAACCGGCGCGCGATCCTGCGATCCGCGGCCAAGCCCGACCGCTCCCCCCGACCAGGCCTGCAAGGTGAACTCGGTGGCCGGGCGGTCCCGCCACGGGCCATCCAGTCCGAACGGCGTGATGGCGGTGACCACCAGGTGCGGGTGCCGCCGGTGGATCTCGGCGGGCGCCAACGACGGGTGCTGGCCGACGGCCCCGCCCGGCGACCACACCACCGCGTCGGCGGAGGCCAGCAGCCGGTGCACGAACTCGATGTCGTCGACGTTGCCTGGGTCGGCCACGACACTGTGTTTGGAGCAGCCCAGGAAGCTGAACAGTGCACCACCGGTTTCGGGATCGACCTCGGCTCCCGAAGCCGACCATCCCCGCAATGAATCCCCCTGCGGGGGTTCGACATCTACCACCGTTGCTCCCCCGTCGGCGAGCATCTTCGTGGCGTAGGCGCCGGCAATACCGTCGGAAAGGTCGACGACGGTGTAGCCGTGCAGCGGTCCCACGGCGTCAGGATTCCTTGTCGCGGCTGGACTTGCTCAGCCGGAAGTCGGGAGGAAACCTCGAGTCGTTGTCCTTGACCGCTCCGGACAGACCGGATTCGATGGCCTCATCGAGCATCAGGTCGTCGGCGTCGGGTGCCACACCGGAACCCATCGACTCGAAGAACGCCGACAGCAGGCTGCCCATGTACTCACCCTGATGCTGCTTGTAGACCTCGAAGAACATCTTCTGCATGAACACGGTGTCGACCGGGCGGTTGCGTGCGCAGGCCAGCGCGTACTTGTCGACCTCGGCTTCGAGTTGGTCGCGCGGGACCACCTTGTTGAGGAAGTTGCACTTGTCCATGTCGGCGGCGGTGAAAGGCCGGCCGGTGAACACCATTTCGGAGAACTTGCGTAGCCCCATCATCTGCACCCAGGTCCACATCCGCGGTCCCCAGCCGTAGTAGCGGAAGGACGGGTGGCCGAACAGCGCGTCGTCACTGGAGATCACCAGATCAGCGTCGGCGGCCTGATAGAAGTGCCAGCCGTAACAGTAGCCCTTTGCCTCGACGATGCTGATCTTCTTGAGCTCCTGCAGCGGCCGGTTGCCGGCCTGCACATTGGCGTACCAGGCGCTGATGGTGGCGCCGTTGCGAAAGGTGCCCTGGGGCGGATAGTTGACGTCCATGCCTTCCAAACGCAGCTCGGCCAACCGCTTTTCGGGATCGTCGACACCCTCCATGAACTCGGGTAGGTCCGCACCGCTGCCCAGGTTGTCTCCGACACCGCGGATCACCACCACTTTGACGTCGTTGTCCACGCTGGCTCCGCGCAGCAGGTCCGCGTAGCGCAGCCGCGCCGATGATGTCGGGGCGTTGAGGTATTCGGGCCGGTCGAAGGTGATCGTGGCGATCTTGGTGGCCGGGTCCTTGTGGTAGCGGATGATCTCTTCCGCGGACGGCCGCTCGGAAGGCCCTGGCGTGTCTGACATTCGCGAACTGCTCCTTTAGCTGGAGGTACTGGTGGTCAAAACTTCGTGGTCGTCTTCGGTGATCAGAACGGCCTCACGCCCGAATACCGCGCCCACCCCGGGTTCGAACACGTAACCGGTGACGGCCAGCACCATTCCCGGTTCCAGCCGTCCGGACGCCGCGGTCTGCGGCAGGTGCGCCGACACCACCGGCGGGTCGAATCCCAGCCCCAGACCGTGGGCCACCGGAACCGGCGGCAGCGGTTCCCCGGCGTCGGCGTAGGCGCTCAGCAGCGCACTGCCGGATGCGCCGGGACGGCAGGCGCCAGACAGCTTCTTCCACAACCCATCCCAGCGCCGGTAGAGCGCGGCGGTACTGTTGTCGGAACTACCGCCGACCGCGAAGGTGCGTCCCACCTCTCCGAGATAGCCGCCGGCGAGCACAGCTGCCGAGATCGCCACCAGGTCCCCAGCCCGGACCCGGCCGCCGCCACCCGCACGCCGCCACGGGTATTCCCGCGAGGTCACCCAGACGACGTCTTGGTTGGCCGGGGTGGCGGCCCCTCCCGCGCTCATCGCCTCCATCAGCACCCCGGCCAACGTCTGTTCGCTGACGCCGTCGTCCACTGCGACCGCTGCCGCTGCCAACGCCGACGCGGCGATGGCCACCGCGGTCCGCAGCGCCGCGACTTCCTCGGCGGTCTTGATGGACCGCGCGGCCCGCATGGCGGGTTCCCCGTCGACGAGTTCGGCTTGCGGGAAGGCCAGTGGGAGCAGTTGGGCGAACAGCGGTGACATGGCATCGGTTCCGACCCGTCGTGCGGCCATTGCCCCGTCGAGATGCGCCAGCGCGGCAATGATGTTCGTCGGATTCCACGAAACCTCGTTCAGGTGATCGCGCGGAATGTCCTCGGGTACACGTTGCTCGGAGGAGCGCAGCAGGTGAACCGCGCCGGTTGCTCGCACCAGTACGCAGTTGGGAGCAAACGAACGAGTGCCAGCCATCCAGCGCTGCGGGGTGCCGGTGAGGTAGCGGACGTTGGCCTGACGCCCCAACACCAGCACATCGAGGTCGTGGGCTTCCATCTGGGCCAGCGCGCGCTCACGTCTCCCGCAGCTCAGCGCCAGCGCATCCGACGCAACCTCAGTAGGCATACGGCGCCTCGGGATCGTCGGTCAAGGAGAGGAAGCCGTCCTCGGTGACCACCACGACGTGCTTGCGGCGGTATCCGCCGGACCCGTCCTGCCACACCCTCGGCTCCAGCACCAGCACCATGCCCGGCTCGAACACGAAGTTCTCGTCGAATTCGGCACCCAGGTCGGTGCCGATCATCGGCGCTTCACCGGCGGTCACCCCA
The window above is part of the Mycolicibacter sp. MU0102 genome. Proteins encoded here:
- a CDS encoding TetR/AcrR family transcriptional regulator, which produces MPESAKGQRRIGAPDAKNRTLLLDAAEELLLTDGAGAVSSRRVAERAGLKHQLVHYYFRTMDDLFLAIFRRRGDQGLAEQAAVLASPQPLWALWRFNTDPAWTALTMQFITVANEREALRAEIANYAERLRAEQIAAVSGLFARYGVDDAEFPPTVLMVLMTSASRMLIIEQEALGMTLGHPETIEFVERWLQRLEGDPPPYAPLSGVALASGPAEH
- a CDS encoding phosphotransferase, giving the protein MTAAISGHHPGAVVDAVSVAARDDGTNRRARLALSYASGSGPATVFAKAVDPEHADLVELTSGLYHEPRLFLSDVALPLDHPTVYRAVIDEPRRDFLLIMEDITAARGAEPRDATRPLTLDEAAQGVRGLARLHGAFWGERISANPALGWVEPFVPFAGLELAPLEVAYERLGESVPSEITAMSGTELFSDTWARYIRSLTRGPQTLLHGDPHIGNTYVLPDGDVGFLDWQMVRRGNFSLDLGYFLQGALTIADRRDGERALIEEYRGALSLPAGQLPSAEEIWLHYRASAAHGLAIWIATLSGGDNWQRPDISLALAQRYAAAFTDLDTRGALGALDSDPC
- a CDS encoding cytochrome P450, with the translated sequence MTDFATIDFFTDQSLVPDPHPYFDYLRAQSPVTPLGVYDVVAVTGHEEANEIYRDSDTYSNLVAVGGPFPPLPFTPEGDDISEQIEAHRHLMPMTEHMVTMDPPTHTKARSILSRLLTPKRLKENQDFMWQLADRQLDYFIDSGSCEFLTEYARPFALLVVADLLGVPEADRPVFQEVLGAPQPGARIGSLDHEELAHDPLAWLDDKFSRYLSDRRENPRADVLTDLATATYEDGSIPEIIDVVKSATFLFGAGQETTTKLLSAALRFMAEDPALVEQLRSDRSKIPNFLEETLRLESPVKTDPRLVRKTTTLGGVELKAGTVVVMFPGAVNRDPRKFENPHELRIDRPNVREHLAFARGSHTCPGSPLARAESRISLERILDRMTDIRLDETQHGPAGERRFTFEPTFILRGLTELHLEFTPVAAPVSAGL
- a CDS encoding mycofactocin-coupled SDR family oxidoreductase, translated to MAGRVEGKVAFITGAAHGQGRSHAVRLAEEGADIIAIDVCKPIVENSPIPPATPEELAETVDLVKARGRRIFTAEVDVRDFDGLKAAVDAGVEELGRLDIIVANAGIGNGGDTLDQCSEHDWQEMIDINLSGVWKTVKAGVPHLISGGKGGSIILTSSVGGLKAYPHCGNYVAAKHGVVGIMRSFAVELGHQNIRVNTVHPTHVSTGMIMNEGTWKMFRPDLENPGPDDMAPICQMFHTLPVPWVDAVDISNAVLFLASDEARYITGVTLPVDAGSCLK
- a CDS encoding enoyl-CoA hydratase/isomerase family protein; protein product: MGQDCPDELDVQLDDGLAVITINRPQARNAIAPETMEQLDRALDKVAGAQALVITGGGDRAFVSGGDLKQLAALRTEAEASAMAWRMRSLCDRIAAFPAPVIAALNGHALGGGAEVAVAADIRIAAADIKIAFNQVSLAIMPAWGGAERLGKLVGHSQALLLAGTGTMLDASAAERIGLINRVVPRESFDAEWRALARSLANPSAGEIKRVLGGASADEAVAAFARLWVADEHWQAADRLQQGRKQR
- a CDS encoding CaiB/BaiF CoA-transferase family protein — translated: MGPLHGYTVVDLSDGIAGAYATKMLADGGATVVDVEPPQGDSLRGWSASGAEVDPETGGALFSFLGCSKHSVVADPGNVDDIEFVHRLLASADAVVWSPGGAVGQHPSLAPAEIHRRHPHLVVTAITPFGLDGPWRDRPATEFTLQAWSGGAVGLGRGSQDRAPVHVGGQAGEWLAGAYAAAMTLASRVRALRDGRGELIDLSALETQILGLTYYPVTYFQVLDRPWRSERRPTVPGVAEAADGLVALGCGTAQQWFDLCAMSGHDEWIDENSPLSITEQANLHASELYEWVRSHKVDDVRDLASAFRIPNSPVGNGENVPTFDHFRHRQVFTRNPRDGFIQPVPPYRLSGVALQAPIPAPRLGEHTDSYRQSPPARRDAPASKSVGERLPLHGIRVLDMTTFWAGPSCTHLLAMLGAEVIHLESTRHPDGTRLIAGIPVSEESWWEKSPIFSALNTNKEGLTLDFQTQAGRDVLHRLIAGCDVIVENFTPRVIENLGLDFDFVQSLRSDVIMLRMPGFGLDGPWRDNPAFAYVIEDAAGLSWLTGYPDRNPYEPYSIGDPNAGVHALTGLLLALEHRRRTGQGVLVEAAMIDAALNIAAEQVIEYSANGALLQRDGNRGPAAAPQNFYRTSGVDEFGREDCWVAIAVATDEQWAGLRAALGDPAWAADPALSDATGRRARHDLIDEQLSDWCATRSGDDVVAALWDAGVPVAKVMQPHRQTELAQLAERNFFEQVDHPVNGPAPHSTLPARMSQGPSRIHTRPAPLLGQHNHELLSELGLTEAEIAALSADGVIGSSPG
- a CDS encoding cytochrome P450; its protein translation is MTVTTTDEARYDPYDVDLNSDPYPMFRRLREEAPLYYNTEHDFYALSRFDDVNKALVDHQTFSSARGAILELIKANTPIPPGLILFEDPPIHDIHRKLLARMFTPRKIAELESKIREYCARCLDPLIGTGRLDFVADLGAQMPMRVIGMLVGIPEADQEVIRDRSNDNMRTEAGKPMTVASEGFDDGSIFADYLDWRVEHPSDDIMTELLNVEFTDESGTTRRLTRDELLMYVMLVAGAGNETTTRLIGWTGKVLAEHPDQRRELVANPALVPQAIEELLRYEPPAPHVARYVTRDVEYYGQTVPEGSVMMMLIGAANRDHRRFAPDGDVFDIHRESRQHLTFSVGAHYCLGAALARLEGRIALEEILKRFPDWEVDLSKAALSPTSTVRGWESMPASVE
- a CDS encoding SRPBCC family protein: MEWTGAVYADAPTVEVSTWIDAPPERVWELASDIHAVAEGSQELQRVEWADGDGPRLGARFTGYNRHPALGEWSTISEVVEFEPLTVFGWAVSDPDNPTSSWRLSLAPEGTGTRLTEWMQLGPAPSGLSLAIAAMPDKEQKIVFVRLREFEAGMTATLDHLKQRAEH
- a CDS encoding LLM class flavin-dependent oxidoreductase, translating into MRAAITLEAASVGSWEHQKLLVREAERMGLDICWVAEAWGADAVSALGYYVACTDRMLLGSGIIQLSTRTPVAIAQAAITLSNLSGGRFLLGLGASGPQVIEGLHGQSFDRPLGRMRETIEIIRQAIAGERIVYSGKQFQIPRPGSATKPMRLSMRAEHPIPLYLASLTPAMLTLTGEVADGWLGTSFVPEGADAAYFTHLDSGLARSGRTRADLDVCQGAEVSFASDEKHLKELIDSRKTELAFSLGGMGSASTNFYNQAYSRQGWSDVAAAVKERWQAGDREGAAALITDEMVLATTLIGTPAMVRDRLQVWCDTGVDTVRVYPAGERLEDRIATLGAAIELVHSITPGGQ